From the Lathyrus oleraceus cultivar Zhongwan6 chromosome 4, CAAS_Psat_ZW6_1.0, whole genome shotgun sequence genome, one window contains:
- the LOC127135242 gene encoding uncharacterized protein LOC127135242 codes for MIYQGDQIHVVTRNRYFKDWIEQLKEHETYAIYNGEPMANDGPLKVCSHSLKLVFNGGTTISNIIIPKIPPHQFKYKAIGDFLNGHFQNDMLYDVIGILQDVVKTQLGDGGTKSYANIMLHDDVAKYVIHRFNQPTKVGLGRMRSRLLFISMNWERIVLPQQLGL; via the exons ATGATTTATCAAGGAGATCAAATTCATGTTGTCACGAGGAACCGATATTTTAAGGATTGGATTGAGCAACTTAAGGAACATGAAACATATGCCATTTATAATGGAGAACCAATGGCTAATGATGGCCCTTTAAAAGTTTGTTCCCATAGCCTTAAACTTGTCTTCAATGGAGGAACAACAATTTCAAATATTATCATACCAAAGATACCTCCACACCAGTTCAAGTATAAGGCTATTGGAGATTTTCTCAATGGCCATTTCCAAAATGATATGTTATATG ATGTTATTGGAATTTTACAAGATGTCGTGAAAACTCAATTGGGTGATGGTGGTACGAAATCTTACGCCAATATCATGCTGCATGATGATGTTG CTAAATATGTGATTCATCGATTCAATCAACCAACAAAAGTTGGACTAGGCCGAATGAGGTCAAGACTATTATTCATATCAATGAATTGGGAAAGGATTGTTTTGCCACAACAATTGGGACTATAA